One window of the Geotrypetes seraphini chromosome 19, aGeoSer1.1, whole genome shotgun sequence genome contains the following:
- the LOC117352009 gene encoding nitric oxide synthase-interacting protein-like, producing the protein MTGGTFSYLPFLSPDGYIYEKEAILEYILHQKKEITLQLKAYEKQRSELKTEQEELSKAAKESQVKGFLEKEMSIVLKPLNPLTALPG; encoded by the exons ATGACTGGTGGAACATTCTCTTATCTTCCTTTCCTTAGCCCTGACGGTTACATCTATGAGAAGGAAGCAATCCTGGAATACATTTTGCACCAGAAGAAGGAGATTACCCTGCAGCTGAAG GCATATGAAAAGCAGAGGAGCGAGCTGAAGACGGAGCAAGAGGAGCTGAGCAAAGCAGCCAAAGAGTCGCAAGTGAAAGGCTTTCTGGAGAAAGAAATGTCCATTGTCCTCAAACCTCTGAACCCTTTGACCGcattgccag ggtaa
- the LOC117352004 gene encoding nitric oxide synthase-interacting protein-like, translated as MDHQVDLSPVLLGLCDGGVMTGGTFSYLPFLSPDGYIYEKEAILEYILHQKKEITLQLKAYEKQRSELKTEQEELSKAAKESQVKGFLEKEMSIVLKPLNPLTALPG; from the exons ATGGACCATCAAGTAGACTTATCTCCTGTTTTGTTAGGCTTGTGTGATGGTGGTGTGATGACTGGTGGAACATTCTCTTATCTTCCTTTCCTTAGCCCTGACGGTTACATCTATGAGAAGGAAGCAATCCTGGAATACATTTTGCACCAGAAGAAGGAGATTACCCTGCAGCTGAAG GCATATGAAAAGCAGAGGAGCGAGCTGAAGACGGAGCAAGAGGAGCTGAGCAAAGCAGCCAAAGAGTCGCAAGTGAAAGGCTTTCTGGAGAAAGAAATGTCCATTGTCCTCAAACCTCTGAACCCTTTGACCGcattgccag ggtaa
- the LOC117352003 gene encoding nitric oxide synthase-interacting protein-like: protein MYHQVDLSPVLLGLCDGGVMTGGTFSYLPFLSPDGYIYDKEAILEYILHQKKEITLQLKAVQAYEKQRSELKTEQEELSKAAKESQVKGFLEKEMSIVLKPLNPLTALPG from the exons ATGTACCATCAAGTAGACTTATCTCCTGTTTTGTTAGGCTTGTGTGATGGTGGTGTGATGACTGGTGGAACATTCTCTTATCTTCCTTTCCTTAGCCCTGACGGTTACATCTATGACAAGGAAGCAATCCTGGAATACATTTTGCACCAGAAGAAGGAGATTACCCTGCAGCTGAAG GCTGTGCAGGCATATGAAAAGCAGAGGAGCGAGCTGAAGACGGAGCAAGAGGAGCTGAGCAAAGCAGCCAAAGAGTCGCAAGTGAAAGGCTTTCTGGAGAAAGAAATGTCCATTGTCCTCAAACCTCTGAACCCTTTGACCGcattgccag ggtaa